From Mytilus edulis chromosome 9, xbMytEdul2.2, whole genome shotgun sequence, the proteins below share one genomic window:
- the LOC139489770 gene encoding dipeptidyl peptidase 1-like isoform X2 — MGILHALQCFLFLLSITAFVNGDTPANCTYEDLRGEWVFKVGAGGNDRTLKCDSFAMTTTLKVKLYFPDYAVDQFGNKGFWTLIYNQGFEVVIAGRKYFAFSMFKKDGKNITSMCDQTFPGWSHDTFDRDWSCFSGMKMSSVAPKTYQLPDNKRLYSDILYKTDHSFIKKINQHQKSWQAVHYPEYEKMTVEDMIKRAGGRKSRIIGRPKPAKPTREQTLKAQSLPDSFDWRNVGGMNYVSPIRNQLACGSCYAFGSLAMNEARVRIMTNGTKTPVFSTQDIVECSEYSQGCDGGFPYLIGGKYAEDFGLVAESCNPYTGKDGQCKTQTSCPRQYATKYEYIGGFYGACNEELMMKNLVENGPIAVSFMVYDDFMHYKGGIYQHTTLTNGFNPFEITNHVVLVVGYGYDSDIGHKYWLIKNSWGTKWGEDGFFRIMRGVDECSIESIAVQSFPIL; from the exons ATGGGCATTCTGCACGCTCTGCAATGTTTTCTATTTCTTCTTTCTATCACAGCCTTTGTAAACGGCGACACCCCGGCTAACTGCACTTACGAGGATTTGAGAGGAGAATGGGTGTTCAAAGTCGGTGCCGGTGGCAATGACAGGACATTGAAATGTGACAGTTTTG CAATGACGACAACTTTGAAGGTCAAACTGTACTTTCCAGATTATGCTGTAGATCAATTTGGAAACAAAGGCTTCTGGACCCTCATTTATAACCAG GGTTTTGAGGTTGTGATTGCTGGCAGGAAGTATTTTGCCTTTTCCATGTTTAAGAAAGATGGTAAAAACATCACTAGTATGTGTGACCAGACATTTCCAGGATGGTCACATGACACATTTGACAGGGACTGGTCTTGTTTCTCAGGAATGAAGATGTCCAGTGTTGCTCCAAAAACATATCAGCTACCAGATAATAAAAG GTTGTACAGTGATATTTTATACAAAACTGACCACTCATTTATCAAGAAGATAAACCAGCATCAAAAGAGTTGGCAAGCTGTCCATTATCCTGAGTATGAAAAAATGACTGTAGAAGATATGATCAAAAGGGCTGGTGGAAGGAAGTCAAGAATTATTGG aagGCCAAAACCAGCTAAACCAACCAGAGAACAAACATTGAAAGCTCAATCTCTTCCTGACTCATTTGATTGGAGGAATGTTGGTGGAATGAACTATGTCTCACCAATCAGAAATCAAT tgGCTTGTGGTAGTTGTTATGCTTTTGGGTCATTAGCTATGAATGAGGCTCGTGTTCGTATTATGACAAATGGTACAAAGACTCCAGTGTTCTCAACTCAGGACATTGTAGAATGCAGTGAATACTCTCAAG GTTGTGATGGTGGCTTCCCATATCTGATTGGAGGTAAATATGCAGAAGATTTCGGATTGGTGGCTGAGTCATGCAACCCCTACACTGGCAAAGATGGTCAATGTAAAACCCAGACTTCTTGTCCAAGACAATATGCTactaaatatgaatatattggtgGATTTTATGGAGC TTGTAATGAAGAACTTATGatgaaaaatttggttgaaaaTGGACCAATAGCAGTATCGTTTATGGTTTACGATGATTTCATGCATTATAAAGGTGGAATTTATCAACACACAACATTGACCAATGGTTTTAATCCATTTGAAATAACAAATCATGTGGTTCTTGTTGTTGGATATGGATATGATTCAGATATTGGCCATAAATATTGGTTGATTAAAAACAGTTGGGGTACAAAGTGGGGTGAAGATGGATTTTTCCGAATTATGAGAGGAGTTGATGAATGCTCCATTGAAAGTATTGCTGTTCAGTCATTTCCAATTTTGTAA
- the LOC139489770 gene encoding dipeptidyl peptidase 1-like isoform X1, with translation MGILHALQCFLFLLSITAFVNGDTPANCTYEDLRGEWVFKVGAGGNDRTLKCDSFAMTTTLKVKLYFPDYAVDQFGNKGFWTLIYNQGFEVVIAGRKYFAFSMFKKDGKNITSMCDQTFPGWSHDTFDRDWSCFSGMKMSSVAPKTYQLPDNKRLYSDILYKTDHSFIKKINQHQKSWQAVHYPEYEKMTVEDMIKRAGGRKSRIIGRPKPAKPTREQTLKAQSLPDSFDWRNVGGMNYVSPIRNQLACGSCYAFGSLAMNEARVRIMTNGTKTPVFSTQDIVECSEYSQGCDGGFPYLIGGKYAEDFGLVAESCNPYTGKDGQCKTQTSCPRQYATKYEYIGGFYGACNEELMMINLVNNGPMVIAFEVYNDFMQYKSGIYKHTGLTNSFNPFEITNHAVLLIGYGVDSGSGEKYWIVKNSWGTEWGEGGFFRIMRGVDECAMESIAVQSFPIL, from the exons ATGGGCATTCTGCACGCTCTGCAATGTTTTCTATTTCTTCTTTCTATCACAGCCTTTGTAAACGGCGACACCCCGGCTAACTGCACTTACGAGGATTTGAGAGGAGAATGGGTGTTCAAAGTCGGTGCCGGTGGCAATGACAGGACATTGAAATGTGACAGTTTTG CAATGACGACAACTTTGAAGGTCAAACTGTACTTTCCAGATTATGCTGTAGATCAATTTGGAAACAAAGGCTTCTGGACCCTCATTTATAACCAG GGTTTTGAGGTTGTGATTGCTGGCAGGAAGTATTTTGCCTTTTCCATGTTTAAGAAAGATGGTAAAAACATCACTAGTATGTGTGACCAGACATTTCCAGGATGGTCACATGACACATTTGACAGGGACTGGTCTTGTTTCTCAGGAATGAAGATGTCCAGTGTTGCTCCAAAAACATATCAGCTACCAGATAATAAAAG GTTGTACAGTGATATTTTATACAAAACTGACCACTCATTTATCAAGAAGATAAACCAGCATCAAAAGAGTTGGCAAGCTGTCCATTATCCTGAGTATGAAAAAATGACTGTAGAAGATATGATCAAAAGGGCTGGTGGAAGGAAGTCAAGAATTATTGG aagGCCAAAACCAGCTAAACCAACCAGAGAACAAACATTGAAAGCTCAATCTCTTCCTGACTCATTTGATTGGAGGAATGTTGGTGGAATGAACTATGTCTCACCAATCAGAAATCAAT tgGCTTGTGGTAGTTGTTATGCTTTTGGGTCATTAGCTATGAATGAGGCTCGTGTTCGTATTATGACAAATGGTACAAAGACTCCAGTGTTCTCAACTCAGGACATTGTAGAATGCAGTGAATACTCTCAAG GTTGTGATGGTGGCTTCCCATATCTGATTGGAGGTAAATATGCAGAAGATTTCGGATTGGTGGCTGAGTCATGCAACCCCTACACTGGCAAAGATGGTCAATGTAAAACCCAGACTTCTTGTCCAAGACAATATGCTactaaatatgaatatattggtgGATTTTATGGAGC ATGTAATGAAGAGTTGATGATGATCAATCTTGTCAACAATGGACCCATGGTGATTGCGTTTGAAGTTTACAATGACTTTATGCAGTACAAGTCCGGCATTTACAAGCATACTGGTCTAACAAACAGTTTCAACCCCTTTGAAATAACAAATCATGCCGTGCTTCTCATTGGATATGGAGTCGATAGTGGTTCAGGAGAGAAATACTGGATTGTTAAAAACAGCTGGGGTACCGAATGGGGTGAAGGTGGATTTTTCAGAATTATGAGAGGTGTTGATGAATGTGCGATGGAGAGCATTGCCGTCCAGTCTTTCCCTATTTTGTAA